One window of the Chitinophaga niabensis genome contains the following:
- a CDS encoding PNGase F N-terminal domain-containing protein, with translation MRGIIIGCALAITCAPLFAQTQTEAVVTYGFRNNGKESRGEQKLFIKGNRVRLAPQGRQTEQQFLQLSEKTSYQVLNSNGSFYTLKKPFSEYVKAELLPGIDTIIGIPCKKAKLFIRSNTIEVWYTNDLKIKGTPSISIAPGMGLVLKTIRNGNSETIAKNIEYRTITADELAWPSSMGTIVDEPTYQRQVIESRYTTLTIFDREQISFGNPINNPAGEQLDAVYHFSGGTVILKKVKLPVAKPGQRLFAELVQYSNGDAYDRTGSVFMIPANQPLSFLNGLQNGVQALPVYTGRNGKKYQGVVATDNYLPPLELMRFFTPFGVRHFNAQAKIKGYDWADSAVYKQDISVLLPSLQGEVWIGVFIGNYDKGGHKASLQFKYYPGYDGEGAVENKTWILPVFNSTNLMEMGGQEYGTMFDKDSLTVTVEVPQGVKNLKLRYLTTGHGGWGGGDEFVPKLNEIFTDGKRVYHFIPWREDCATYRLLNPASGNFGNGLSSSDLSRSNWCPGTITLPVEIPLPDLAPGKHTFQVAIPLGKPEGGSFSAWNVSGVLIGDKE, from the coding sequence ATGAGAGGGATTATAATCGGATGTGCACTGGCCATTACCTGTGCGCCCTTGTTTGCACAGACACAAACAGAGGCAGTAGTTACTTATGGGTTCCGCAACAATGGGAAGGAATCCCGCGGAGAACAAAAGCTCTTTATTAAAGGTAACCGGGTACGCCTGGCTCCCCAGGGCAGGCAAACAGAACAACAATTCCTCCAGCTTTCAGAAAAAACGAGTTACCAGGTGCTCAATAGCAACGGCAGCTTTTACACCCTGAAGAAACCATTTTCAGAATACGTAAAAGCAGAACTGCTGCCCGGCATAGATACCATTATTGGTATCCCCTGTAAAAAAGCCAAACTCTTTATCCGCTCCAATACCATAGAAGTATGGTACACGAACGATCTGAAAATAAAAGGCACACCCAGTATTTCCATTGCACCCGGCATGGGGCTGGTGTTAAAAACTATCCGCAATGGTAATTCTGAAACAATAGCAAAGAACATTGAATACAGGACCATTACGGCAGATGAATTGGCCTGGCCATCCAGCATGGGCACCATCGTGGATGAACCTACCTATCAACGCCAGGTGATTGAAAGCAGGTACACCACGCTTACTATTTTCGACAGGGAGCAGATCAGTTTTGGCAATCCGATCAATAACCCAGCAGGCGAGCAGTTGGATGCCGTGTATCATTTCTCCGGCGGCACCGTGATCCTCAAAAAAGTAAAACTCCCTGTGGCAAAACCAGGCCAGCGGCTGTTTGCAGAACTGGTGCAGTATTCCAATGGAGATGCGTATGACCGTACAGGTTCGGTTTTTATGATCCCTGCGAATCAGCCTTTATCTTTCCTGAACGGATTACAAAATGGCGTGCAGGCATTGCCGGTATATACAGGCAGGAACGGAAAGAAATACCAGGGCGTTGTAGCCACAGATAATTATTTACCACCACTGGAACTCATGCGTTTTTTCACTCCATTCGGTGTAAGGCATTTTAACGCGCAGGCAAAGATCAAGGGATACGACTGGGCGGATTCAGCAGTATATAAACAGGATATTTCCGTGTTGCTGCCCAGCCTGCAGGGAGAAGTATGGATTGGTGTATTCATTGGTAATTATGATAAAGGCGGGCATAAGGCCAGTTTGCAATTCAAATATTATCCAGGGTATGATGGGGAAGGAGCTGTGGAAAATAAAACGTGGATCCTGCCAGTATTCAACAGTACCAACCTGATGGAAATGGGCGGGCAGGAATACGGCACCATGTTCGATAAAGATTCTCTCACCGTAACAGTAGAAGTACCACAAGGTGTAAAGAACCTCAAATTACGTTACCTCACAACAGGCCATGGTGGCTGGGGTGGAGGAGATGAATTTGTTCCCAAGCTGAATGAGATCTTTACGGATGGCAAAAGGGTGTATCACTTTATTCCCTGGAGAGAGGATTGCGCAACTTACCGTTTATTAAATCCTGCGTCCGGCAACTTTGGGAACGGGTTATCTTCATCAGACCTGAGCCGTTCCAACTGGTGCCCCGGTACCATTACATTACCCGTGGAAATTCCCTTACCAGATCTGGCGCCGGGCAAACATACTTTCCAGGTGGCCATTCCATTAGGTAAACCGGAAGGCGGAAGTTTCAGTGCCTGGAACGTTTCCGGTGTACTGATTGGCGATAAAGAATAA
- the pnuC gene encoding nicotinamide riboside transporter PnuC, with translation MQEISQEILTGFQQMTLLEAIAVFFGVLSVLCSRQNSVWVYPTGLISTGIYTYMLAQQHFKLYAEAALNAYYFIMSVYGWYYWMKKDTTQHVTSITRVNRKELITAIAIALLGWGIIYLLLRNFSNSDVPAIDAFVSATACSGMWLLAKRKIENWIFLNISNFVAVPLLFHKHLALTATLTIFLFIVAVTGYFHWLKLYRAQLNETRS, from the coding sequence ATGCAGGAAATATCACAGGAGATCCTTACGGGCTTTCAACAAATGACCTTACTGGAAGCCATCGCTGTTTTCTTTGGTGTACTCAGCGTATTATGTTCCCGGCAGAACAGCGTGTGGGTATATCCCACAGGGCTGATCAGTACGGGCATTTATACTTATATGCTGGCCCAGCAACATTTTAAGCTCTATGCAGAAGCTGCATTGAATGCTTATTACTTCATCATGAGCGTATACGGTTGGTATTACTGGATGAAGAAAGATACCACGCAGCATGTAACATCCATCACCCGCGTGAATAGAAAAGAGCTGATCACCGCCATTGCCATTGCTTTATTGGGTTGGGGGATCATCTACCTGCTGCTGCGCAACTTTTCCAATTCAGATGTGCCAGCCATAGATGCATTTGTTTCTGCAACCGCCTGCAGCGGCATGTGGTTGCTGGCCAAACGGAAAATAGAGAACTGGATCTTTCTGAATATTTCAAACTTTGTAGCGGTGCCGCTGTTGTTCCATAAACACCTGGCGCTGACAGCCACACTCACCATCTTTTTATTCATCGTTGCGGTAACCGGGTATTTTCATTGGTTAAAGCTCTATCGCGCACAGCTAAACGAAACCCGATCTTGA
- a CDS encoding ATP-binding protein, translated as MKKIVVIGPESTGKSTLSAQLAAHYQTLWVPEFAREYLTQLNRPYEQEDLLHMAKGQLKTEDAAAEKANELLICDTDLHVIKVWSEAKYGDCDPRILELIASRKYDLYLLTYIDIAWEDDPLREHPQPEEREYFYQIYRDIVMNSGTPWADIRGTYEQRLQTAIKAISFLKD; from the coding sequence TTGAAGAAAATAGTGGTCATAGGTCCGGAGTCCACCGGCAAAAGTACATTGAGCGCACAACTGGCGGCACATTACCAAACACTGTGGGTGCCTGAGTTTGCGCGGGAATACCTGACGCAGCTGAACCGGCCTTATGAACAGGAAGATCTTTTACACATGGCAAAAGGCCAGCTAAAAACAGAAGATGCCGCTGCTGAAAAAGCGAATGAATTACTGATCTGTGATACAGACCTGCATGTGATCAAAGTATGGAGTGAAGCGAAATATGGAGACTGTGATCCCCGCATACTGGAACTGATCGCCTCGCGGAAATATGATCTTTACCTGCTCACGTATATTGATATTGCCTGGGAAGATGATCCTTTAAGGGAGCATCCCCAGCCGGAAGAAAGAGAATACTTCTACCAGATCTACCGGGATATTGTAATGAATTCCGGAACGCCATGGGCGGACATCCGGGGGACTTATGAGCAACGATTACAAACTGCGATCAAGGCTATTTCTTTTTTGAAAGATTAG
- the mtgA gene encoding monofunctional biosynthetic peptidoglycan transglycosylase, whose protein sequence is MKLKGIVPRTWRVLKKIFIILFIAQLLYIILLRWVNPPVTTTMIASWFSLWGTDKSFKRDYVSMDEISPYAKLAVLASEDQLFPDHNGFDFKSIEKAMKHNQKSKKIRGASTISQQVAKNVFLWQGGGWFRKGLEVYFTFMIEKIWGKKRILAVYLNVAEMGEGVFGIEAAAQAYYHKAAASLNREEAAMIAACLPNPVKYTVVPPARITSWRQRRILTQMRFIGPDPDISALVTAANLSKKK, encoded by the coding sequence ATGAAATTAAAAGGTATAGTCCCCAGAACCTGGCGAGTACTCAAGAAAATATTCATCATTCTTTTTATCGCGCAACTGTTGTACATCATCCTGCTCCGCTGGGTGAACCCTCCTGTGACAACAACTATGATTGCCAGCTGGTTCAGTCTCTGGGGCACCGATAAATCATTCAAAAGGGATTATGTGAGTATGGATGAAATATCCCCTTATGCTAAGCTGGCTGTGCTGGCCAGTGAAGATCAGCTATTTCCTGATCATAATGGCTTTGATTTCAAATCCATCGAAAAGGCCATGAAGCACAACCAGAAAAGCAAAAAGATCCGGGGTGCCAGTACCATTAGCCAGCAGGTAGCAAAGAATGTGTTCCTCTGGCAGGGTGGCGGATGGTTCCGAAAAGGATTGGAAGTGTATTTTACTTTTATGATAGAAAAGATCTGGGGTAAAAAAAGGATCCTGGCTGTTTACCTCAATGTGGCTGAAATGGGTGAAGGGGTCTTTGGCATTGAAGCAGCGGCGCAAGCTTATTATCATAAAGCAGCAGCATCTCTTAACAGGGAAGAGGCTGCCATGATCGCAGCTTGTTTACCCAATCCTGTTAAATATACTGTTGTACCTCCTGCACGCATTACTTCCTGGCGGCAGCGCAGGATCTTAACACAGATGCGGTTCATTGGGCCGGACCCGGATATTTCAGCTTTGGTAACGGCGGCTAATCTTTCAAAAAAGAAATAG
- a CDS encoding L-threonylcarbamoyladenylate synthase, whose protein sequence is MLLELHPQNPNPRNLHKVIECLKDGGVVIYPTDTVYGMGCDISKSEAVERICRIKGIDPKKAHFSFICSDLSHLTDYTKSVDTPLFRLLKKTLPGPYTFILPASRQVPKLLKTKRDTVGIRVPDNLICRTIVKELGNPIMSTSLPIDAYVEEYTDPEIIHEKFGKLVDIVIDGGPGGMITSTVIDCTGPEIELIREGAGSWEEFA, encoded by the coding sequence ATGCTTTTAGAACTGCATCCACAAAATCCGAATCCGAGGAACCTGCATAAGGTGATAGAATGCCTGAAAGACGGAGGTGTGGTTATTTATCCAACTGATACTGTTTATGGAATGGGTTGCGATATTTCCAAAAGCGAAGCTGTGGAACGCATTTGCCGGATCAAGGGCATTGATCCTAAAAAGGCACATTTCTCATTTATCTGTTCAGACCTCAGCCACCTCACGGATTATACCAAAAGCGTGGATACGCCGCTGTTCCGTTTACTGAAGAAAACATTACCCGGCCCATATACTTTCATTCTGCCTGCCAGCAGGCAGGTGCCAAAACTCCTGAAAACCAAAAGAGATACCGTGGGTATCCGGGTGCCGGATAATTTAATCTGCCGGACCATTGTGAAGGAACTGGGTAATCCCATCATGAGCACTTCCCTTCCCATTGATGCATATGTGGAAGAATATACAGATCCGGAGATCATCCATGAAAAATTCGGGAAGCTGGTGGATATTGTAATTGACGGAGGGCCGGGAGGAATGATCACATCTACCGTGATAGATTGTACGGGCCCGGAAATAGAACTGATCCGGGAAGGGGCTGGTAGTTGGGAAGAATTTGCATAA
- a CDS encoding aminopeptidase C: MKKLIMGAALLCSMTAVAQNIPLTNKEGSKYQFTVLKSQDAFGVQNQGQTGTCWSFSGLSFFESELLRKGKGKNLNLSEMFVVRKMYPLKAANYVRMHGKANFGEGGGFPDDLLCLKNFGLVPQDVYDGNRQKTYNHAEMVGLLESMLKPLGNANSVNPAWQKAMDGVLDAYLGATPEKFQYNGKSYTPQSFAKELGLNADDYVIISSFNHHPFYQQFVLEVPDNWNWEKVYNVPLNEFTTIAEQAVLNGYTLAWAADVSEKGFSYNNGLAIVPEKDWADYSEQERLNLFTTPAKEKVITQENRQLAFDNYETQDDHGMHITGLAKDQDGNKFFIVKNSWGTGNACGGYFYASVPYFAYKSTCFMVNKKAIPADLAKKMGI; the protein is encoded by the coding sequence ATGAAGAAACTGATCATGGGCGCAGCGCTGTTATGCAGCATGACCGCGGTTGCACAAAACATTCCGCTCACCAATAAGGAGGGCAGCAAATATCAATTCACCGTACTGAAAAGTCAGGATGCCTTTGGCGTACAGAATCAGGGCCAAACCGGTACCTGCTGGTCTTTTTCTGGTCTTTCCTTTTTTGAGTCCGAGCTTTTACGCAAAGGAAAAGGCAAAAACCTGAACCTCAGCGAAATGTTCGTGGTACGTAAAATGTACCCGCTGAAAGCTGCCAATTATGTAAGAATGCATGGCAAAGCTAACTTCGGCGAAGGTGGCGGATTCCCTGATGATCTGCTCTGCCTCAAAAATTTCGGGCTGGTTCCGCAGGATGTATATGACGGCAACCGCCAGAAAACCTATAACCATGCTGAAATGGTGGGCCTGCTGGAAAGTATGCTGAAACCCTTAGGCAATGCCAACTCGGTAAACCCTGCATGGCAAAAAGCCATGGATGGCGTGCTGGATGCTTATCTTGGCGCTACCCCTGAGAAATTCCAATACAACGGCAAGTCTTATACCCCACAGTCTTTTGCCAAAGAACTGGGCCTGAATGCAGATGATTATGTGATCATCTCTTCTTTCAATCACCATCCGTTCTACCAGCAATTTGTACTGGAAGTGCCGGACAACTGGAATTGGGAGAAAGTATATAATGTGCCTTTGAATGAATTCACCACTATTGCGGAACAGGCTGTGCTCAATGGCTACACCCTTGCATGGGCGGCTGATGTAAGTGAAAAAGGATTCTCTTATAATAACGGGCTGGCCATTGTTCCTGAAAAGGACTGGGCAGATTATTCTGAGCAGGAGCGCCTGAACCTTTTCACAACGCCTGCCAAAGAAAAAGTGATCACACAGGAAAATCGTCAGCTGGCTTTCGATAATTACGAAACACAGGACGATCATGGTATGCACATTACCGGTCTCGCTAAAGACCAGGATGGCAATAAATTCTTTATTGTGAAAAACTCCTGGGGAACGGGTAATGCCTGCGGCGGATATTTTTACGCCTCTGTGCCTTATTTCGCTTACAAAAGCACCTGTTTTATGGTGAATAAAAAAGCGATCCCTGCAGATCTTGCTAAGAAAATGGGTATATAA
- a CDS encoding GNAT family N-acetyltransferase, which yields MIQTLRLQLLPCTLKHFEALLHGNEALAQTLGIDVPEQWTEYPEMVLVAYDKLRNDPSLLGWFFYLAIHKTDKRLVGTGGFKGRPSPDGVVEIGYEVALEYREQGYATEMAATLIRFAFSHSYVTKVIAHTLEEYNAAVIVLQKNGFHFAGAVNGTDAGELWRWEITREQFEAADTAHQSS from the coding sequence ATGATCCAAACCTTGAGGTTACAGTTGTTGCCCTGCACGTTGAAACACTTTGAAGCGCTTTTGCATGGGAATGAAGCATTAGCCCAAACGTTGGGGATAGACGTACCAGAACAGTGGACAGAATATCCTGAAATGGTGTTGGTTGCTTATGATAAATTACGCAATGACCCATCCCTGCTGGGGTGGTTTTTCTATTTAGCTATTCATAAAACCGACAAACGCCTGGTGGGTACCGGTGGCTTTAAAGGCCGCCCTTCTCCTGACGGGGTGGTAGAAATTGGTTATGAAGTGGCTTTAGAATACAGGGAACAGGGATACGCTACTGAAATGGCCGCTACCCTGATCCGTTTTGCATTTAGTCATTCCTATGTTACAAAGGTCATCGCCCATACGCTTGAAGAATACAACGCAGCAGTGATCGTTCTCCAGAAGAACGGATTTCATTTCGCCGGCGCCGTAAATGGTACGGATGCAGGAGAATTATGGCGCTGGGAAATAACACGTGAACAATTTGAAGCCGCAGATACCGCTCATCAATCATCCTGA
- the polA gene encoding DNA polymerase I, whose product MSKKLFLLDAMALIYRAYYALIRSPRLTSKGRNTNAQFGFTSTLLDLLNKEKPTHIAVAFDTHAPTERHTDFADYKANREEAPEDIISSIPDIKRIIEGFNIPVLELDGYEADDIIGTVAWQAAAQGYEVYMVTPDKDYGQLVKDNIFIWKPPALGNKEEILGPKEVCERWQIKDVSQVIDILGLMGDAVDNIPGIPGVGEKTAMKLLAEWGSLENILANADKIPGKMGEKIKAGTESAILSKKLATIITNVPVDFHEEDFCCTEVNKEALTEIFAELEFKTLGKRILGDTFNAIGGEAKPVQQDLFGNATASPAENLAASAEAIESVGLVADKNIDNTPHTYHLADTPEKHAELIAVLMKEPEISFDTETTGTDANAVEIVGMSFAVKPGEAWYVPLPPDQFVVKEILEKFRQVFEREDALFIGQNTKYDMIVLKWYGIEVKGKLFDTMLAHYLIEPEGRRSMDLLSAQYLQYAPVSIETLIGKKGKGQGTMRDVEIEKIKEYAAEDADITLQLKGKFLPLVTEKDVEKVFYEVENPLVKVLTDMEYEGIAIDMKALADYSKELETDIRKSEESVYQQAGVRFNLASPKQLGEVLFDKLQLDPKAKKTRTGQYATGEDVLTKLASKHPIVDSILAFRELSKLKSTYVDALPLMLNPRTNRVHTSFNQAVAVTGRLSSNNPNLQNIPIRTERGREVRKAFVPKSEEYTLLSADYSQIELRIIAAISEDANMMEAFRSGLDIHTATAAKVYGVDIADVSSDMRRNAKSVNFGIIYGVSAFGLSENLGIARGEAKMLIDNYFAQYPNIKKYMEDQVKFAQKTGYVQTLLGRKRWLKDINSSNAVVRGFAERNAINMPIQGTAADMIKLAMISLHKTFRDHNFKSKMILQVHDELVFDAHLDEVEIIKPLIIEGMRNAMPLAVPVEAEIGTGKNWLEAH is encoded by the coding sequence ATGAGCAAGAAACTCTTTTTATTAGACGCCATGGCGCTTATCTATCGCGCCTATTATGCATTGATCAGAAGCCCAAGGCTCACCAGTAAAGGACGTAACACCAACGCCCAGTTTGGATTTACCTCTACCCTGCTGGACCTCCTGAACAAAGAAAAACCCACACACATTGCCGTGGCTTTTGACACACATGCCCCTACCGAACGCCACACGGATTTTGCTGATTACAAAGCCAACCGGGAAGAAGCCCCGGAAGATATCATTTCTTCCATCCCCGATATCAAACGGATCATCGAAGGGTTCAACATTCCGGTACTGGAACTGGATGGATATGAAGCGGACGATATCATCGGTACCGTTGCCTGGCAGGCTGCCGCACAAGGGTATGAAGTGTACATGGTAACACCGGATAAAGATTACGGCCAGTTGGTAAAAGATAATATTTTCATCTGGAAGCCGCCCGCACTGGGCAATAAGGAAGAGATCCTCGGCCCTAAAGAAGTATGCGAACGCTGGCAGATCAAAGATGTAAGCCAGGTAATAGATATCCTGGGCCTGATGGGTGATGCGGTGGACAACATTCCCGGCATCCCCGGCGTAGGAGAAAAAACAGCCATGAAATTATTGGCGGAATGGGGCTCCCTGGAAAACATCCTCGCCAATGCCGATAAGATCCCCGGTAAAATGGGCGAAAAGATCAAAGCAGGAACAGAAAGTGCCATCCTCTCCAAAAAACTCGCTACCATCATCACCAATGTGCCCGTAGATTTTCATGAGGAAGATTTCTGCTGTACAGAAGTGAACAAGGAAGCACTGACTGAGATCTTCGCGGAACTGGAATTTAAAACATTAGGCAAACGCATACTGGGAGATACCTTCAATGCTATCGGCGGAGAAGCAAAACCGGTGCAGCAGGACCTTTTTGGTAATGCTACCGCCTCTCCTGCTGAAAACCTTGCGGCCTCTGCTGAAGCCATTGAATCCGTTGGACTGGTGGCAGATAAAAACATCGACAATACACCGCATACTTATCATCTTGCAGATACCCCGGAAAAACATGCAGAACTGATCGCCGTGCTGATGAAAGAACCGGAGATCAGCTTTGATACAGAAACTACGGGAACAGATGCTAATGCAGTAGAAATAGTGGGAATGAGCTTTGCCGTAAAACCCGGCGAAGCATGGTATGTACCATTACCTCCTGATCAGTTTGTAGTAAAAGAGATCCTGGAAAAATTCCGCCAGGTATTTGAAAGAGAAGACGCCCTTTTCATTGGCCAGAACACCAAGTATGATATGATCGTGCTGAAATGGTATGGCATTGAAGTGAAAGGAAAACTGTTCGACACCATGCTGGCGCATTATCTCATTGAGCCGGAAGGCCGGCGCAGTATGGACCTGCTGAGTGCACAATACCTGCAGTATGCTCCTGTATCCATTGAAACGCTCATCGGCAAAAAAGGAAAAGGCCAGGGCACCATGCGGGATGTGGAAATAGAAAAGATCAAAGAATATGCTGCGGAAGATGCAGACATTACTTTGCAACTGAAAGGTAAATTCCTCCCGCTGGTCACAGAAAAGGATGTGGAAAAGGTTTTTTACGAAGTGGAGAACCCGCTGGTGAAAGTACTCACAGATATGGAATACGAAGGTATTGCCATTGATATGAAAGCGCTGGCAGACTATTCCAAAGAACTGGAAACAGATATCCGCAAATCAGAAGAAAGTGTTTACCAGCAGGCGGGTGTAAGATTTAACCTGGCTTCTCCCAAACAATTAGGCGAAGTGTTGTTTGACAAATTGCAGCTGGACCCTAAAGCCAAGAAAACCCGCACCGGTCAATATGCTACAGGTGAAGATGTACTGACCAAACTGGCCAGCAAACATCCTATCGTAGATAGTATCCTGGCCTTCCGGGAACTGAGCAAACTGAAATCCACTTATGTGGATGCACTGCCCTTAATGCTGAACCCGCGTACAAACAGGGTACATACTTCTTTCAACCAGGCCGTGGCAGTAACGGGCAGACTCAGCTCCAATAATCCAAATCTCCAGAACATCCCCATCCGTACAGAAAGGGGCCGCGAGGTAAGGAAAGCTTTTGTACCAAAAAGTGAGGAGTACACACTACTTTCCGCGGATTATTCCCAGATAGAATTACGGATCATTGCCGCCATCAGTGAGGATGCAAATATGATGGAAGCCTTCCGCAGCGGGCTGGACATTCACACCGCCACCGCAGCAAAAGTATACGGGGTAGACATTGCAGACGTTTCTTCTGATATGCGCCGCAACGCCAAAAGTGTGAACTTCGGCATTATTTACGGCGTGAGCGCATTTGGCCTCAGTGAAAACCTGGGCATCGCACGCGGCGAAGCCAAAATGCTGATCGATAACTATTTTGCGCAATATCCCAACATTAAAAAATACATGGAAGACCAGGTGAAGTTTGCCCAAAAGACCGGCTATGTGCAAACATTGCTGGGCCGCAAACGCTGGTTAAAAGATATCAATTCCTCCAATGCCGTGGTTCGTGGTTTCGCAGAACGGAATGCCATTAACATGCCCATCCAGGGTACGGCCGCAGATATGATCAAACTGGCCATGATCTCCCTGCATAAAACCTTCCGGGACCATAACTTCAAATCCAAAATGATCCTGCAGGTGCATGACGAGTTGGTGTTTGATGCCCATCTGGACGAAGTGGAGATCATTAAACCCCTGATCATTGAAGGCATGCGCAATGCCATGCCCTTGGCAGTTCCGGTAGAAGCTGAGATCGGAACCGGCAAAAACTGGCTGGAAGCGCATTAA
- a CDS encoding arsenate reductase family protein, with amino-acid sequence MKRIYYLSSCSTCKRILDETDAVGKGYALQDIKKDKITPEQLDDMRKLAGSYEALFSRRSQKYKPMGLAERELTEDDYRSLILEEYTFLKRPVTIIGKKIFVGSEKKTVESLKETI; translated from the coding sequence ATGAAAAGGATTTATTATTTGTCGAGCTGCAGTACATGCAAACGGATCCTGGATGAAACGGATGCTGTAGGAAAGGGCTATGCATTACAGGATATCAAGAAGGACAAGATCACACCGGAGCAGTTGGACGATATGCGTAAACTGGCGGGGAGTTATGAAGCATTGTTCAGCCGCCGTTCTCAGAAATACAAACCGATGGGCCTGGCGGAAAGAGAATTAACAGAGGACGATTACCGTTCCCTTATACTGGAAGAATACACTTTCCTGAAACGGCCGGTAACTATTATCGGGAAGAAAATATTTGTGGGGAGTGAGAAAAAGACGGTGGAATCACTGAAAGAAACCATCTGA